From a region of the Streptomyces venezuelae genome:
- a CDS encoding serine/threonine-protein kinase — MTDRLIGDRYQLATILGQGGMGQVWTAYDRRLDRRVAVKLLRPDKVAGPGTVAEELRRRFVRECRVTAQVDHPGLVTVHDAGSDGDELFLVMGYVEGADLADHLAEHDPYPWQWAVAVVAQLCSVLSAVHAVPIVHRDLKPRNVMVRPDGTVLVLDLGVASVMDTDTTRLTSTGSPIGSPAYMAPEQAMGGAVGPYTDLYALGVLLYELLSGNVPFAGSTALGVLHRHLYEPPLPVRQMRPEIPPELEKLLLHLLAKDPQDRPSSAQEVYEALAPLLPARGSRTPSGPLDPTRPFLRPQAPWPDRATVVPPRPSTPPAPPKADVPGAVDEARKLLDQGQLTQAVDILGGILPAAAAEHGEHSPVVRSLRKQYAATLMDDGQYRRALPELRRLADEFPAGDPQSLRFRYDSAQCLEQLGEPAAALAEYRSLLPFFENHYANPDPGLPLEVRRRIAHLLLSLGDRQAAHDTLARLLFDAERLHGPAHPFPAEIRRTLHWLSQVR, encoded by the coding sequence GTGACCGACCGGCTCATCGGCGACCGCTACCAGCTCGCGACCATCCTCGGCCAGGGCGGCATGGGCCAGGTGTGGACCGCGTACGACCGGCGCCTCGACCGCCGCGTCGCCGTCAAACTGCTGCGCCCCGACAAGGTCGCCGGCCCCGGCACCGTCGCCGAGGAGCTGCGCCGCCGCTTCGTGCGCGAGTGCCGGGTCACCGCCCAGGTCGACCACCCCGGCCTGGTCACCGTGCACGACGCGGGCAGCGACGGCGACGAACTCTTCCTCGTCATGGGCTACGTGGAGGGCGCGGACCTCGCCGACCACCTCGCCGAGCACGACCCCTATCCCTGGCAGTGGGCGGTCGCCGTCGTCGCGCAGCTGTGCTCGGTCCTGTCGGCCGTGCACGCGGTGCCGATCGTGCACCGGGACCTGAAGCCGCGCAACGTGATGGTCCGGCCGGACGGCACCGTGCTCGTCCTGGACCTCGGCGTGGCCTCGGTCATGGACACCGACACCACCCGCCTCACCAGCACCGGCTCACCCATCGGCAGCCCCGCCTACATGGCCCCCGAGCAGGCCATGGGCGGCGCCGTGGGCCCGTACACCGACCTGTACGCCCTCGGCGTGCTGCTGTACGAACTCCTCAGCGGCAACGTCCCCTTCGCCGGCTCCACCGCCCTCGGGGTCCTGCACCGCCACCTGTACGAGCCCCCGCTGCCGGTCCGCCAGATGCGCCCGGAGATCCCCCCGGAGCTGGAGAAGCTCCTGCTGCACCTCCTCGCCAAGGACCCGCAGGACCGGCCCTCCTCCGCCCAGGAGGTCTACGAGGCCCTGGCCCCGCTGCTGCCCGCCCGCGGCAGCCGCACCCCGTCCGGCCCGCTCGACCCGACCCGCCCGTTCCTGCGCCCGCAGGCCCCCTGGCCCGACCGGGCGACGGTCGTCCCGCCGCGGCCGAGCACCCCGCCCGCCCCGCCCAAGGCCGACGTCCCCGGCGCCGTGGACGAGGCCCGCAAGCTCCTGGACCAGGGGCAGCTCACCCAGGCCGTGGACATCCTCGGCGGCATCCTCCCGGCGGCCGCCGCCGAGCACGGGGAGCACTCCCCGGTGGTCCGCTCCCTGCGCAAGCAGTACGCCGCCACCCTCATGGACGACGGCCAGTACCGGCGCGCGCTGCCGGAACTGCGCCGCCTCGCCGACGAGTTCCCGGCCGGGGACCCCCAGTCGCTGCGCTTCCGCTACGACTCGGCCCAGTGCCTGGAGCAACTGGGCGAGCCCGCCGCCGCCCTGGCGGAGTACCGCTCGCTGCTCCCGTTCTTCGAGAACCACTACGCCAACCCGGACCCGGGCCTGCCGCTGGAGGTCCGCCGCCGGATCGCCCACCTGCTGCTCTCCCTCGGCGACCGGCAGGCGGCCCACGACACCCTGGCCCGGCTGCTGTTCGACGCGGAACGGCTGCACGGCCCGGCCCACCCCTTCCCGGCCGAGATACGCCGCACCCTGCACTGGCTCAGCCAGGTCCGCTGA
- a CDS encoding N-6 DNA methylase, giving the protein MSEENAAAPATAADAAAAEAAAAEATAAEVTSAEVARLAGVGRAAVSNWRRRHADFPKPVGGTETSPSFSLDEVEHWLRAQGKLAEVPLRERVWRQITAHPGGAVTALVKAGGALLVVRDRPAHWLELTAVSDERMATLLRPVLDQVLGARLGPGHALAEIPLHPAAMPLLRAAAELAAELGARQAFEFLLGRHLDANPRQYTLTPDGLAALMAALAGPSSRTVLDPACGTGTLLRAVPGATALYAQDSAPELAALAALRLALNGTPQVRAAAADSLRADAFAQDTVDAVLCHPPFNERGWGHEELAYDPRWEYGFPARTESELAWIQHALAHLREGGTAVLLMPPAVAARRSGRRIRADLLRRGALRAVVALPAGAAPPYGIPLHVWVLRRPAPHAAPPAGLLLVDTAALAADEGLRSAWPAVHGAVTDAWSAYDRTGSVAEAPGVRRVVPVIELLDDDVDLTPARHLPPPAAGGGPAELTAVRERLGETLGRAARLTPPPAAAPAGGTARPPMTTVGELARAGALELHTGTGGGTGSAPVLTEQDVCTGGGPSGTLVPGTDEPVLTAPGDVLVPLVGGAAVARVVDEAVAGAVPGRGLALLRPDPDALDPWFLAGFLRGTANTRRASSHASTATRLDVRRLQLPRLPLAQQQSYGLRFRALAEFEDALRLAGRLGEQLVQGFHDGLSDGTVTPE; this is encoded by the coding sequence ATGTCCGAGGAGAACGCCGCAGCACCGGCCACGGCAGCAGACGCAGCGGCAGCAGAGGCAGCGGCAGCAGAGGCCACTGCGGCCGAGGTCACCTCGGCCGAGGTCGCCCGCCTGGCCGGAGTCGGCCGCGCGGCCGTGAGCAACTGGCGGCGCCGCCACGCCGACTTCCCCAAGCCCGTCGGCGGCACCGAGACCAGCCCCTCCTTCTCCCTGGACGAGGTGGAGCACTGGCTGCGCGCCCAGGGCAAGCTCGCCGAGGTCCCGCTGCGCGAACGCGTCTGGCGGCAGATCACCGCCCACCCCGGCGGAGCCGTCACCGCACTCGTCAAGGCCGGCGGCGCCCTGCTCGTCGTACGGGACCGGCCCGCCCACTGGCTGGAGCTGACCGCCGTCTCCGACGAGCGCATGGCCACCCTGCTGCGGCCCGTCCTCGACCAGGTGCTCGGCGCGCGCCTCGGGCCCGGCCACGCGCTCGCCGAGATCCCGCTGCACCCGGCCGCCATGCCGCTGCTGCGGGCCGCCGCCGAACTCGCCGCCGAACTCGGGGCGCGCCAGGCCTTCGAGTTCCTCCTCGGGCGCCACCTCGACGCCAACCCCCGCCAGTACACGCTCACCCCGGACGGCCTCGCCGCCCTCATGGCCGCCCTCGCCGGGCCCTCCTCCCGCACCGTCCTCGACCCCGCCTGCGGAACCGGCACCCTGCTGCGCGCCGTCCCCGGCGCCACCGCCCTGTACGCGCAGGACTCCGCGCCCGAACTCGCCGCCCTCGCCGCCCTGCGCCTCGCCCTGAACGGAACGCCCCAGGTCCGCGCGGCCGCCGCCGACAGCCTGCGGGCCGACGCCTTCGCCCAGGACACCGTCGACGCCGTGCTCTGCCACCCGCCGTTCAACGAACGCGGCTGGGGCCACGAGGAACTGGCCTACGACCCGCGCTGGGAATACGGCTTCCCGGCCCGCACCGAATCCGAACTCGCCTGGATCCAGCACGCCCTGGCCCACCTGCGCGAGGGCGGCACCGCCGTACTGCTCATGCCGCCCGCCGTCGCCGCCCGCCGCTCCGGCCGCCGCATCCGCGCCGACCTGCTGCGCCGCGGCGCACTGCGGGCCGTCGTCGCGCTCCCGGCCGGCGCCGCGCCCCCGTACGGGATCCCCCTGCACGTGTGGGTGCTGCGCCGGCCGGCCCCGCACGCGGCGCCCCCGGCCGGGCTGCTGCTCGTCGACACCGCGGCCCTCGCCGCCGACGAGGGACTGCGTTCCGCCTGGCCCGCCGTGCACGGCGCGGTGACGGACGCCTGGAGCGCGTACGACCGCACCGGATCGGTGGCCGAGGCGCCGGGCGTCCGCCGCGTCGTCCCCGTCATCGAGCTGCTCGACGACGACGTGGACCTCACCCCCGCCCGCCACCTGCCCCCGCCGGCCGCCGGCGGCGGTCCCGCCGAACTGACCGCCGTACGGGAGAGGCTGGGCGAGACCCTCGGCAGGGCCGCCCGGCTCACCCCGCCGCCCGCGGCCGCGCCCGCCGGGGGCACGGCCCGGCCGCCGATGACCACCGTCGGCGAACTCGCCCGCGCCGGAGCCCTGGAACTGCACACCGGCACCGGTGGCGGCACCGGATCCGCCCCCGTCCTCACCGAACAGGACGTCTGCACCGGAGGCGGCCCGTCCGGCACCCTCGTGCCCGGAACCGACGAGCCCGTGCTCACCGCCCCCGGCGACGTGCTCGTCCCCCTCGTCGGCGGCGCGGCCGTCGCCCGGGTCGTCGACGAGGCCGTCGCGGGCGCCGTACCGGGCCGCGGCCTGGCCCTGCTGCGCCCCGACCCGGACGCCCTCGACCCGTGGTTCCTGGCCGGATTCCTGCGCGGCACCGCCAACACCCGCCGCGCCAGCAGCCACGCCTCCACCGCCACCCGGCTCGACGTACGCCGGCTCCAGCTGCCCCGGCTGCCCCTGGCGCAGCAGCAGAGCTACGGGCTCCGCTTCCGCGCGCTCGCCGAGTTCGAGGACGCGCTGCGGCTCGCGGGGCGGCTCGGCGAACAACTCGTGCAGGGGTTCCACGACGGCCTCTCCGACGGCACGGTCACGCCGGAGTGA